A genomic region of Eucalyptus grandis isolate ANBG69807.140 chromosome 5, ASM1654582v1, whole genome shotgun sequence contains the following coding sequences:
- the LOC104445568 gene encoding protein phosphatase 1 regulatory inhibitor subunit PPP1R8 homolog gives MYGRSGLDRFKKAQSLEPFSVSANSAASTTNHSSSKVPNHSSVQYSQSQAYNKPNQFQNQSHVSQGVVAPEAAPLVGQPQQLTQVGGGQSTWQPPDWAIEPRPGVHYLEVLKDGEVLDRINLDKRRQIFGRQFQTCDFVLDHQSVSRQHAAVVPHKNGSVYVIDLGSAHGTFVANERLTKDTPVELEVGQSLRFAASTRSYILRKNNAALFPPTPLATEINLPPPPDPSDEEAVVAYNTLINRYGLGKSNRASQSSASRLSSDGKGRDPSERAAKKARNFRVAFRDQAGGELVEVVGISDGVDVETEPGPIGVKEGSLVGKYESLVQTVVIPKGKEQSSTKEDDAQKGVTDRLKQALDKVRKPQNVGMYDDLYGESFSGKVGSSWANSSLSSSVPASTAKDHPEKPVSESSNSSIVDDDNDEDLFGD, from the exons ATGTACGGGAGATCGGGTCTGGATCGATTTAAGAAAGCTCAGTCCTTAGAACCATTTTCAGTCTCTGCTAATTCTGCCGCCAGTACCACTAACCATTCCAGCTCAAAGGTGCCTAATCATTCGTCTGTGCAATACTCACAATCTCAAGCCTACAACAAGCCAAACCAGTTTCAGAACCAAAGCCATGTCTCTCAAGGAGTTGTTGCACCGGAGGCTGCACCACTGGTGGGTCAGCCTCAGCAGTTGACTCAGGTAGGTGGAGGTCAGTCAACTTGGCAGCCACCTGATTGGGCAATCGAACCACGGCCAGGCGTACACTATCTCGAGGTTTTGAAGGATGGTGAGGTTCTCGATAGAATTAATTTGGACAAGCGGAGGCAAATCTTTGGGAGGCAGTTTCAGACTTGTGATTTTGTGCTTGACCACCAGTCTGTTTCACGCCAGCATGCTGCAGTTGTTCCTCACAAAAATGGAAG TGTATATGTGATTGATCTGGGATCTGCACATGGAACGTTCGTTGCGAATGAGCGGTTGACCAAAGATACCCCTGTTGAGCTTGAAGTCGGGCAGTCTTTGAGGTTTGCTGCATCGACGAGGAGctacattttgagaaagaataatGCAGCTCTCTTCCCCCCAACTCCACTAGCCACAGAGATAAATTTACCACCTCCTCCTGATCCTTCAGATGAAGAAGCTGTCGTGGCTTATAATACTCTTATAAATCGTTATGGTCTTGGTAAGTCGAACAGGGCATCTCAATCCAGTGCATCCAGATTATCATCAGATGGAAAGGGCAGAGATCCATCAGAGAGAGCCGCTAAGAAAGCTAGGAATTTTCGAGTGGCATTTAGGGATCAAGCTGGAGGAGAGCTGGTCGAAGTAGTTGGGATATCTGATGGTGTCGATGTGGAAACTGAACCGGGTCCAATTGGTGTCAAAGAAGGAAGTCTTGTGGGGAAGTATGAATCCCTTGTACAGACAGTTGTAATtccaaaaggaaaggaacagTCATCGACGAAAGAAGATGATGCCCAGAAAGGTGTGACCGACAGACTTAAACAAGCCTTGGACAAGGTTAGGAAGCCTCAGAACGTTGGGATGTATGATGACCTCTACGGCGAATCTTTTTCAGGTAAAGTGGGATCTTCTTGGGCAAACTCTTCCTTGAGTAGTAGTGTCCCTGCTTCCACAGCCAAGGATCACCCGGAAAAGCCTGTCAGTGAATCATCCAATTCGAGCATTGTAGATGACGATAATGACGAGGATTTATTTGGTGACTAA